In Populus trichocarpa isolate Nisqually-1 chromosome 12, P.trichocarpa_v4.1, whole genome shotgun sequence, a genomic segment contains:
- the LOC7493515 gene encoding protein SAR DEFICIENT 1 isoform X1, which yields MAGKRFLEEPGSDLDQPHDQKRMRRRPSFASVIGEAVMVNSLKNFCLALEPMLRRVVNEEMETNLRRSTSFLTRSPSLRIQSLEPSSLQLMFSKNLLLPIFTGSKIVDLDSSPLQILLVDTRGDQVVSTYLPHPIKIEVVVLDGDFPSYDNRTWTSEEFNSNIVKERKGKRPLLAGDCLSVTLRDGFAPIGEIEFTDNSSWVRSRKFRLGARVVPESYQGVRIREAITEAFVVKDHRGELYKKHHPPMLQDEVWRLEKIGKDGAFHKKLATARIHTVQDFLKLSVVDPRRLREILGNGMSEKMWEVTIKHARTCDLGNKHFVFRRPNCTITFDPICQIVHAVIDGNSYSSKELPSKTGYIETLVRHAYVEWNSLEEIVGISSGIPLLTQGELVDQYPNHHQSIVKSFQPLGYSIFDHGDVEMGSLPSSAHLGYNN from the exons ATGGCAGGTAAACGTTTTCTTGAAGAACCGGGTTCGGACTTGGATCAGCCCCACGATCAGAAAAGAATGAGAAGAAGACCTTCTTTTGCCTC GGTAATTGGAGAAGCAGTTATGGTGAATTCCTTAAAGAACTTCTGTTTGGCCTTAGAGCCAATGCTCAGGAGAGTT gTGAATGAAGAAATGGAAACCAATCTAAGACGTTCGACATCCTTTTTGACTAGATCACCTTCGTTGCGAATCCAATCCCTTGAACCATCAAGTCTACAACTAATGTTCAGCAAAAATCTCTTGCTCCCTATATTTACAGGGAGCAAAATAGTTGATCTTGATAGTTCTCCGCTCCAAATCCTTCTTGTAGACACAAGGGGTGATCAAGTCGTTTCGACATATCTTCCTCACCCGATCAAAATTGAAGTTGTGGTTCTCGACGGAGACTTCCCTTCATATGATAACCGTACTTGGACTAGTGAAGAATTTAACAGCAATATTGTGAAGGAGAGAAAAGGCAAGCGACCTTTGCTTGCCGGAGATTGCTTATCGGTTACACTAAGGGATGGGTTTGCACCGATCGGAGAGATCGAGTTCACCGATAATTCGAGTTGGGTTAGGAGCAGGAAATTCAGGCTTGGTGCAAGAGTAGTTCCGGAGAGCTATCAAGGAGTCAGGATTCGTGAAGCAATCACTGAAGCTTTTGTTGTCAAAGATCATCGTGGAGAAT TGTACAAGAAGCATCATCCACCAATGCTACAAGACGAAGTTTGGCGACTTGAGAAGATAGGGAAAGATGGGGCTTTCCACAAGAAGCTAGCCACCGCGCGCATTCACACCGTGCAGGACTTCTTGAAGTTGTCCGTTGTTGACCCACGGAGACTTAGGGAG attttaggcAATGGGATGTCTGAGAAAATGTGGGAAGTTACAATAAAACATGCTAGGACTTGTGATCTGGGGAACAAACATTTTGTTTTTCGACGGCCCAATTGCACCATCACCTTCGACCCTATATGTCAAATTGTGCACGCAGTGATCGACGGGAATTCATACTCCTCTAAAGAGCTTCCAAGCAAGACG GGTTATATTGAGACTTTGGTAAGACACGCATATGTAGAATGGAACTCTTTAGAGGAGATTGTTGGGATTTCAAGTGGCATACCTCTGCTCACACaag gcGAGCTGGTGGATCAATACCCCAATCACCATCAGTCGATTGTGAAATCATTTCAACCACTTGGGTATTCAATATTTGATCATGGAGACGTCGAGATGGGGAGCCTACCAAGCAGTGCCCATCTTGGATACAACAATTAG
- the LOC7493516 gene encoding AP-3 complex subunit delta, whose product MASPSLMDTLFQRSLDDIIKGLRHQQSTESTFISKVIEEIRREIKTTDLQTKSTALQKLTYLNSIHSIDMSWASFHAIECISSPTFAHKKIGYLAISQSFNESTPVILLITNQLRKDLNSGNEFEVSLALDCLSRIGTVDLCRDLTSEVFTLMSTSKVFVRKKAVSVVLRLFEKYPDAVRVCFKRLVESLESSDSQIVSAVVGVFCELASKEPRSYLPLAPEFYRILVDSRNNWVLIKVLKIFANLAPLEPRLAKRVVEPICDHMRKTGAKSMVFECIRTVVTSFTEYESAVKLAAVKIREFLLEDDPNLKYLGLHVLSIMAPKNLWAVLENKDVVIQSLSDEDPNIKLKSLCLVMAMVSESNVVEICRVLVNYALKSDPEFCNEILGSILSTCCQNVYEIIIDFDWYVSLLGEMSRIPHCQKGEEIENQLIDIGMRVKDVRPELVRVGRHLLIDPALLGNPFLHRILSAAAWVCGEYVEFSRNPVELMEALLQPRTGLLPSSIRTVYMQSAFKVLIFCVCSYLVQKEDMTSEVSDLASKRECSESSDLASAKAPVERDQDEGFNPRNSNQSYEDPSVVNGGHGQLSTSALMEEKSFTHESIFKLLNLMELAMCPLLGSYDVEIEERARNALGFIELVKRDILNPSLREANLETEEVSASRIVEWVHDAFSEELGPVSITAQERVLIPDELVLKENLADLEAICGNVELPSSCSFSLRSPYYGESAGISFSNLQDEEDPEPSTEATSLLTEHRKLHELYYLPSEKNETITIANDYPPANYPSSGINTNDDTQDLVTLTNQSLVSKRKPNHAKPRPVVVKLDEGDAAPVTAKKPEVKDDLLSGAIRDILLLGNEAKPASSQSNPSDKSSIKKKGKEKLNVDLSDSKEDLAVREQPNPENPSSRRSKHRGHGKEKSKKSQGKKDGDGSEDGGEKEKQKSRNRNGKHKTRQRADAPLNVVAQTPPIPDFLL is encoded by the coding sequence ATGGCATCTCCTTCTCTAATGGACACCCTTTTCCAGCGCAGTTTAGATGACATAATCAAAGGTCTTCGCCACCAACAAAGTACCGAATCCACTTTCATATCCAAAGTTATTGAAGAAATCCGTAGAGAAATCAAAACCACTGACTTGCAAACCAAATCCACTGCCCTTCAAAAACTCACTTACCTCAATTCAATCCACTCCATTGACATGTCATGGGCATCTTTTCACGCCATTGAATGCATCTCATCTCCCACTTTCGCTCACAAAAAGATTGGTTATCTTGCGATCTCTCAGTCCTTCAACGAATCCACACCTGTTATTTTGCTGATCACTAATCAATTAAGGAAGGATCTCAATAGTGGCAATGAGTTTGAGGTGAGTTTGGCTCTTGATTGCTTATCTAGAATTGGCACTGTTGATTTATGTAGAGATCTTACTTCTGAAGTTTTCACTTTGATGTCCACTTCTAAGGTTTTTGTTAGAAAGAAAGCTGTAAGTGTTGTTTTAAGGCTTTTTGAAAAATACCCAGATGCAGTTAGGGTGTGTTTTAAGAGACTTGTTGAGAGTTTAGAGAGTAGTGATTCGCAAATTGTGTCTGCAGTTGTTGGGGTGTTTTGTGAGCTTGCTTCCAAAGAACCCAGATCGTATCTTCCATTGGCACCTGAGTTTTATAGGATTTTGGTTGATTCGAGGAATAATTGGGTGTTGATTAAGGTCTTAAAGATTTTTGCAAACTTGGCTCCTTTAGAGCCTCGGTTGGCTAAAAGGGTGGTTGAGCCGATTTGTGATCATATGAGAAAGACTGGGGCGAAGTCGATGGTGTTTGAGTGTATTAGGACTGTAGTCACTAGCTTCACTGAGTATGAATCTGCAGTGAAGCTTGCAGCTGTCAAAATTCGTGAGTTTTTATTGGAGGATGATCCGAATCTTAAGTATCTTGGACTGCATGTGCTATCAATTATGGCGCCAAAGAATTTGTGGGCAGTTTTGGAGAATAAGGATGTTGTGATTCAGTCTTTGAGTGATGAAGATCCGAATATTAAACTCAAGTCTTTGTGTCTGGTTATGGCAATGGTTTCAGAGAGCAATGTGGTGGAAATTTGCAGGGTTTTGGTTAATTATGCGCTCAAATCTGACCCTGAGTTCTGCAATGAGATTCTTGGTTCAATTTTATCAACTTGTTGCCAGAATGTGTACGAGATTATAATTGACTTTGATTGGTATGTGTCGCTTCTTGGGGAAATGTCAAGGATTCCACATTGCCAGAAGGGGGAAGAAATTGAGAATCAGCTAATTGATATTGGTATGAGAGTCAAGGATGTTAGGCCAGAGCTTGTTCGTGTTGGCCGTCACTTACTGATTGATCCAGCATTACTTGGGAATCCTTTTCTGCACAGGATATTATCTGCTGCTGCTTGGGTGTGTGGGGAATATGTAGAATTCTCAAGGAACCCAGTTGAACTTATGGAGGCATTACTACAGCCTCGTACTGGTCTCCTGCCTTCATCAATCAGAACAGTTTACATGCAGTCTGCTTTTAAAGTCCTAATCTTTTGTGTATGTTCTTACCTTGTGCAAAAGGAAGATATGACATCAGAAGTTTCAGATTTGGCTTCTAAAAGGGAATGCTCAGAAAGTTCTGATTTAGCATCAGCTAAAGCTCCAGTTGAACGTGACCAAGATGAAGGATTCAATCCAAGGAATTCAAACCAATCTTATGAAGATCCTTCTGTTGTTAATGGTGGGCATGGACAGTTGTCTACATCTGCATTAATGGAGGAAAAGAGTTTCACGcatgaatctatttttaaaCTGTTAAACTTGATGGAATTGGCTATGTGTCCATTATTAGGCAGCTATGATGTTGAAATAGAGGAGAGAGCACGGAATGCACTTGGATTTATTGAGTTGGTAAAACGGGATATATTGAATCCTTCGCTGCGCGAGGCAAATTTGGAGACCGAAGAAGTGAGTGCTTCCAGAATTGTTGAATGGGTACATGATGCCTTCTCTGAGGAGCTTGGTCCAGTCTCAATAACTGCCCAGGAGAGAGTACTAATACCAGATGAGCTAGTGCTTAAGGAGAATCTTGCTGACTTGGAAGCAATATGTGGAAATGTAGAATTGCCTTCATCTTGTTCATTTTCTCTTAGAAGTCCATATTATGGAGAAAGTGCTGGCATTTCATTCTCTAACCTCCAAGATGAAGAAGATCCAGAACCATCAACCGAGGCCACTTCCTTGCTTACAGAACACCGGAAGCTGCATGAGTTGTATTACCTCCCTTCAGAGAAGAACGAAACTATAACTATAGCAAATGATTACCCACCTGCCAATTATCCAAGTTCTGGCATTAATACAAATGATGACACCCAAGATTTAGTTACGCTTACAAACCAATCACTAGTCTCAAAGAGAAAGCCAAACCATGCAAAGCCTAGGCCTGTGGTGGTGAAGTTGGATGAAGGAGATGCAGCACCTGTCACTGCCAAGAAACCAGAGGTGAAAGATGATTTACTTTCTGGTGCCATTCGTGATATACTCTTATTAGGTAATGAAGCTAAACCTGCGTCATCTCAAAGTAATCCATCTGATAAGTCATCTATTAAGAAAAAAGGGAAGGAGAAACTAAACGTTGATCTATCTGATTCAAAAGAAGATCTAGCTGTTAGAGAACAGCCCAATCCTGAAAATCCAAGTTCAAGGAGAAGTAAACACAGGGGTCATGGtaaagagaaaagcaaaaaaagtcAAGGGAAGAAGGATGGGGATGGAAGCGAAGATGGTGgggagaaagaaaaacagaagagTAGAAATCGTAATGGTAAACACAAAACTCGTCAAAGAGCTGATGCACCATTAAACGTGGTTGCTCAAACACCACCTATTCCTGATTTTCTCTTATAA
- the LOC7486759 gene encoding LOW QUALITY PROTEIN: LEAF RUST 10 DISEASE-RESISTANCE LOCUS RECEPTOR-LIKE PROTEIN KINASE-like 1.2 (The sequence of the model RefSeq protein was modified relative to this genomic sequence to represent the inferred CDS: inserted 1 base in 1 codon), producing MVAHILFLLYQHHPIITIFLVLILASTSYGEDDNKDYRDCKKHFNCGVLSNLSYPFWGGDRPEVCGHKGFQLKCEEGQLPIIPSDKLEFRLSRLNQSSRLMTLQLVNSKDYICPTQNLANSSTESDIHVFGYDLNLQNLNLLYNCTVWSPTLVQNRISSSYSNCSEYSGRSFYGSDDILESSSGLDQTQCSIRFKIPIPAESFRRLTGDKPELEQVLREEFKVSYKYDQGPSICDGCMASKGICGTNLTDPNREFLCLCRDHPYPFVCKGNKDVMNVGRKVRMALGASLGTVIIMSIAFFFWYRHKKRQYVSFVSRSIKSVPSSKAYMEKRGSYNGVHLFSYDELEEATNNFDETRELGDGGFGTVYYGKLPDGREVAVKRLYENNYKRLEQFLNEVDILTRLRHKNLVLLYGCTSRHSRELLLVYEYIPNGTLADHLHGQRAKPGALTCPTRMNIAVETASALAYLHASDIVHRDVKTTNILLGNDFCVKVADFGLSRLFPLDVTHVSTAPQGTPGYVDPDYHQCYQLTDKSDVYSFGVVLIELISSMPAVDISRHRHEINLSNMAINKIQSNALNELVDPSLGFESDYAARKMISAVAELAFQCLQSARELRPSMEKVVEILKDIQNRDYTAEKAEEIDIPSDDVVLLKSGPIPLDXHAVTVTWISTTSTPCALVLT from the exons ATGGTTGCCCATATTTTGTTCTTACTCTATCAACACCACCCCATCATCACCATCTTCCTTGTCCTAATCCTTGCATCAACATCTTATGGTGAGGATGATAATAAAGATTACAGAGACTGCAAAAAGCATTTTAATTGTGGAGTCTTATCAAACCTTTCTTATCCTTTCTGGGGAGGTGATCGACCTGAAGTTTGTGGACATAAAGGGTTCCAGCTCAAGTGTGAAGAAGGCCAGCTCCCTATAATACCAAGTGACAAACTAGAATTCCGCCTATCTCGTTTAAATCAATCTTCCAGGTTGATGACTCTGCAGCTAGTGAATTCCAAAGATTACATTTGTCCTACTCAAAATTTAGCCAATTCAAGTACTGAGAGTGACATCCATGTCTTCGGTTATGACCTCAACCTTCAAAACCTGAACTTACTTTACAACTGCACGGTCTGGAGCCCGACGCTGGTGCAAAATAGAATTTCGAGTTCGTATTCGAATTGTAGTGAATATAGTGGCAGATCATTCTATGGAAGTGATGATATCTTGGAGAGCAGTAGTGGGCTAGACCAAACGCAATGTAGCATAAGGTTCAAAATCCCCATTCCAGCTGAGTCTTTTCGTCGACTAACGGGTGACAAACCAGAATTGGAGCAAGTTTTAAGAGAAGAGTTTAAAGTGTCGTACAAGTATGATCAAGGTCCTTCAATTTGCGATGGATGCATGGCTTCGAAAGGAATATGTGGAACCAACTTGACTGATCCCAATAGAGAGTTCTTGTGCCTTTGCCGTGACCACCCTTATCCTTTTGTGTGCAAAG GAAATAAAGATGTCATGAATGTGGGTCGGAAGGTTCGTATGG CTCTTGGGGCATCTCTTGGTACGGTAATCATAATGTCCATAGCCTTCTTCTTCTGGTACCGCCACAAGAAAAGGCAATATGTATCCTTTGTCTCTCGAAGCATTAAATCAGTTCCATCTTCCAAGGCATATATGGAGAAGCGAGGTAGCTACAATGGCGTCCATCTCTTCTCTTATGATGAACTTGAAGAGGCTACTAACAATTTTGATGAGACTAGAGAGCTTGGAGATGGAGGCTTTGGGACAGTATATTACG GCAAACTTCCAGATGGCCGCGAGGTTGCAGTCAAGCGCTTGTATGAGAACAATTACAAGAGACTTGAGCAGTTTTTGAATGAAGTTGACATCCTAACTCGCCTGCGCCATAAAAATCTTGTTCTGCTATATGGATGCACCTCTCGGCATAGCCGTGAACTCCTACTAGTATACGAGTACATTCCCAATGGTACACTTGCTGATCATCTTCATGGTCAAAGAGCAAAGCCTGGTGCATTGACTTGTCCTACTCGGATGAACATTGCTGTAGAGACCGCAAGTGCATTGGCATATCTTCATGCTTCTGATATTGTGCACCGTGATGTGAAAACCACCAATATTCTCCTTGGTAACGATTTCTGCGTAAAAGTTGCAGATTTTGGGCTGTCTCGACTATTTCCATTAGACGTCACCCATGTTTCAACTGCTCCACAAGGGACTCCTGGTTATGTTGATCCAGACTATCATCAATGCTACCAGCTGACTGATAAGAGTGATGTCTATAGCTTCGGGGTGGTCTTGATTGAGCTTATATCATCAATGCCTGCCGTTGATATCTCTAGACACCGGCACGAGATTAATTTGTCTAACATGGCAATCAATAAAATCCAAAGCAATGCATTAAATGAACTTGTTGACCCAAGTCTTGGGTTTGAATCAGATTATGcagcaagaaaaatgatttctGCGGTGGCTGAGTTGGCTTTTCAATGTCTACAATCTGCAAGGGAGTTGAGACCTTCTATGGAAAAAGTCGTAGAGATTCTGAAAGATATACAAAATAGAGACTACACTGCGGAAAAGGCAGAGGAGATAGATATTCCTTCAGATGATGTTGTGCTGTTGAAGAGTGGCCCGATACCACTTG TACACGCTGTCACTGTGACCTGGATTAGCACTACTTCGACCCCTTGTGCGCTAGTGCTTACCTGA
- the LOC7493515 gene encoding protein SAR DEFICIENT 1 isoform X2, with product MVNSLKNFCLALEPMLRRVVNEEMETNLRRSTSFLTRSPSLRIQSLEPSSLQLMFSKNLLLPIFTGSKIVDLDSSPLQILLVDTRGDQVVSTYLPHPIKIEVVVLDGDFPSYDNRTWTSEEFNSNIVKERKGKRPLLAGDCLSVTLRDGFAPIGEIEFTDNSSWVRSRKFRLGARVVPESYQGVRIREAITEAFVVKDHRGELYKKHHPPMLQDEVWRLEKIGKDGAFHKKLATARIHTVQDFLKLSVVDPRRLREILGNGMSEKMWEVTIKHARTCDLGNKHFVFRRPNCTITFDPICQIVHAVIDGNSYSSKELPSKTGYIETLVRHAYVEWNSLEEIVGISSGIPLLTQGELVDQYPNHHQSIVKSFQPLGYSIFDHGDVEMGSLPSSAHLGYNN from the exons ATGGTGAATTCCTTAAAGAACTTCTGTTTGGCCTTAGAGCCAATGCTCAGGAGAGTT gTGAATGAAGAAATGGAAACCAATCTAAGACGTTCGACATCCTTTTTGACTAGATCACCTTCGTTGCGAATCCAATCCCTTGAACCATCAAGTCTACAACTAATGTTCAGCAAAAATCTCTTGCTCCCTATATTTACAGGGAGCAAAATAGTTGATCTTGATAGTTCTCCGCTCCAAATCCTTCTTGTAGACACAAGGGGTGATCAAGTCGTTTCGACATATCTTCCTCACCCGATCAAAATTGAAGTTGTGGTTCTCGACGGAGACTTCCCTTCATATGATAACCGTACTTGGACTAGTGAAGAATTTAACAGCAATATTGTGAAGGAGAGAAAAGGCAAGCGACCTTTGCTTGCCGGAGATTGCTTATCGGTTACACTAAGGGATGGGTTTGCACCGATCGGAGAGATCGAGTTCACCGATAATTCGAGTTGGGTTAGGAGCAGGAAATTCAGGCTTGGTGCAAGAGTAGTTCCGGAGAGCTATCAAGGAGTCAGGATTCGTGAAGCAATCACTGAAGCTTTTGTTGTCAAAGATCATCGTGGAGAAT TGTACAAGAAGCATCATCCACCAATGCTACAAGACGAAGTTTGGCGACTTGAGAAGATAGGGAAAGATGGGGCTTTCCACAAGAAGCTAGCCACCGCGCGCATTCACACCGTGCAGGACTTCTTGAAGTTGTCCGTTGTTGACCCACGGAGACTTAGGGAG attttaggcAATGGGATGTCTGAGAAAATGTGGGAAGTTACAATAAAACATGCTAGGACTTGTGATCTGGGGAACAAACATTTTGTTTTTCGACGGCCCAATTGCACCATCACCTTCGACCCTATATGTCAAATTGTGCACGCAGTGATCGACGGGAATTCATACTCCTCTAAAGAGCTTCCAAGCAAGACG GGTTATATTGAGACTTTGGTAAGACACGCATATGTAGAATGGAACTCTTTAGAGGAGATTGTTGGGATTTCAAGTGGCATACCTCTGCTCACACaag gcGAGCTGGTGGATCAATACCCCAATCACCATCAGTCGATTGTGAAATCATTTCAACCACTTGGGTATTCAATATTTGATCATGGAGACGTCGAGATGGGGAGCCTACCAAGCAGTGCCCATCTTGGATACAACAATTAG